A part of Candidatus Saccharibacteria bacterium genomic DNA contains:
- a CDS encoding uracil-DNA glycosylase has protein sequence MTKLDQLIALRDEIIAADVCVHLRESATQLVMGDGSPDADIVFIGEAPGKAEDEQGLPFVGASGRFLNEMLAAAGMQRDDVYITNIVKYRPPNNRDPEPEEKRAFWPYLLQQLEIIQPKVVVTLGRHSMEYFLPGMYISQIHGQPKRIRFGEHALVIVPLYHPAAALYNGSLRQTLIDDFVRMPEILAQVG, from the coding sequence ATGACGAAATTAGACCAACTTATTGCGCTCCGCGATGAGATCATCGCTGCCGATGTCTGCGTTCATTTGCGTGAGTCGGCGACGCAGCTGGTCATGGGTGATGGCAGCCCCGATGCCGACATCGTCTTCATTGGCGAAGCGCCAGGTAAGGCAGAGGACGAACAGGGGTTACCATTTGTCGGCGCAAGTGGCAGATTCCTCAATGAAATGCTCGCTGCAGCCGGCATGCAGCGCGATGACGTGTATATCACCAATATCGTGAAGTATCGTCCACCAAACAATCGTGATCCAGAGCCAGAGGAAAAACGCGCTTTTTGGCCATACCTTTTGCAGCAGCTTGAGATTATTCAGCCAAAAGTTGTGGTGACGCTCGGCCGGCACAGTATGGAATATTTTCTGCCGGGTATGTACATAAGCCAGATTCATGGTCAGCCCAAGCGTATCCGGTTTGGCGAACACGCGCTGGTGATCGTACCGCTGTATCATCCAGCAGCAGCACTGTATAACGGTAGCTTGCGGCAAACACTTATCGACGATTTTGTGCGTATGCCGGAGATTCTAGCACAGGTTGGTTAA
- a CDS encoding polyribonucleotide nucleotidyltransferase, whose protein sequence is MSIINPNGKDIIAVSTDFCGKKLTLEVNRVGFRTTASVLVTYGDTVVLGTAMVGTKPVVLDYFPLSIDYEEKMYAAGKISGSRFIKREGRPSDEAILIGRLIDRPIRPLFPKGYRQEVQVVSSVLSMDPNFRPDMVAMIAASSALMLTGTPFDGPVAGLRVGRVAGEFKAFLTAEERAASDLDLVVAGIESGVTMVEAGANEVDEEVVIDGIAWAQKALQPAIALQRELAAKVAPVAQEYTLVLPNEDIQAAVDAWVDGKLGEKIRAPYPERNEMVNELRWAFHEAMTEKVGETYADVKDEYDEAFTMAVHKDVRKGIVADGKRPDGRGLDDIRTLSSEVGLLPRAHGSSLFTRGVTQGMNIVTLAPLSFAQMVDTMEITDGERRYMHHYNAPGYTVGEVRRLGSPGRREIGHGYLAERALIPVLPSEEEFPYAIRSVTEIMSQNGSTSMAATCSSCLALMDAGVPLKAPVSGIAMGLMMDGDKAYVLSDIADAEDFAGDMDFKVTGTASGVTAVQMDMKLHGLPVEVLAEAIRKSTPGRKYILDHMLSTLAGPREALSPYAPRIEKIKINPEKIGAVIGKGGEVINKITAETGAMIDIKDDGLITVASSDTASIERALDWIRGLTEEPEVGKVYTGKVVTIKDFGAFVNIMPGTDGMVHISQLSDKRVEKVEDVLKEGQIVKVLLTGIDERGRLSLTMKGVDQ, encoded by the coding sequence ATGTCTATCATTAACCCTAATGGCAAGGATATTATTGCCGTTTCTACCGATTTTTGCGGCAAGAAATTAACACTCGAAGTCAACCGTGTGGGCTTTCGCACCACCGCCAGTGTGCTCGTTACCTACGGTGACACGGTGGTGCTCGGCACGGCGATGGTTGGTACTAAGCCTGTTGTACTCGACTATTTCCCCCTGAGCATCGACTACGAAGAAAAAATGTATGCAGCCGGCAAAATCAGCGGTAGTCGCTTTATCAAGCGCGAAGGCCGCCCAAGTGACGAAGCGATTTTGATTGGCCGCTTGATCGACCGCCCTATCCGCCCACTCTTTCCAAAGGGCTATCGCCAAGAAGTCCAGGTGGTCAGCAGTGTGCTGAGCATGGATCCGAATTTCCGTCCCGACATGGTGGCAATGATCGCTGCCAGTAGCGCGCTCATGCTGACTGGTACGCCATTTGATGGTCCAGTGGCTGGTCTGCGTGTTGGTCGTGTGGCCGGCGAATTTAAGGCATTCTTGACTGCCGAAGAGCGTGCGGCTAGCGACCTCGACCTCGTGGTAGCTGGTATTGAAAGCGGTGTCACGATGGTTGAAGCTGGTGCCAATGAAGTTGACGAAGAAGTGGTTATAGACGGTATTGCCTGGGCGCAAAAAGCCCTGCAGCCTGCAATCGCTTTGCAGCGTGAACTTGCTGCAAAAGTTGCTCCTGTCGCACAGGAATACACGCTGGTGCTGCCAAATGAAGACATCCAAGCGGCGGTTGATGCATGGGTTGATGGCAAATTGGGCGAAAAGATCCGTGCGCCATACCCGGAGCGCAACGAGATGGTCAATGAACTCCGCTGGGCATTCCATGAAGCCATGACCGAAAAGGTAGGTGAAACCTACGCTGACGTGAAAGATGAATACGACGAAGCCTTTACGATGGCAGTTCACAAAGATGTTCGCAAGGGTATTGTCGCCGATGGTAAACGGCCTGATGGTCGTGGTCTCGATGATATCCGCACCCTTAGTAGCGAAGTCGGGCTTTTGCCACGCGCGCATGGGAGCAGCCTGTTTACCCGCGGTGTCACCCAAGGGATGAACATCGTCACCCTAGCGCCGCTGAGCTTTGCCCAGATGGTTGATACCATGGAAATCACTGACGGCGAGCGCCGCTACATGCACCACTACAATGCCCCAGGCTATACGGTCGGCGAAGTTCGTCGCCTTGGTAGTCCGGGACGACGCGAAATCGGCCACGGCTACTTGGCTGAGCGCGCATTGATTCCAGTATTGCCAAGTGAAGAAGAATTCCCGTACGCAATCCGTAGCGTCACCGAAATCATGAGCCAAAACGGTAGCACCAGCATGGCTGCTACCTGTAGCTCGTGCCTCGCCCTTATGGACGCTGGTGTGCCCCTAAAGGCACCAGTTAGCGGTATTGCTATGGGGCTGATGATGGATGGCGACAAAGCCTACGTGCTAAGTGATATTGCCGATGCCGAGGATTTTGCCGGCGACATGGACTTCAAGGTCACTGGTACCGCTAGCGGTGTCACAGCTGTGCAGATGGACATGAAACTCCACGGGCTGCCGGTAGAAGTACTTGCCGAAGCGATTCGCAAAAGCACACCGGGCCGCAAATACATTCTCGATCACATGCTCTCAACACTTGCTGGTCCACGGGAAGCGCTAAGCCCGTATGCACCGCGTATCGAAAAGATCAAGATCAATCCAGAAAAGATTGGTGCAGTGATTGGTAAGGGCGGGGAAGTGATCAACAAGATTACGGCTGAAACCGGTGCCATGATCGACATCAAAGATGATGGTCTCATCACAGTTGCCAGCAGCGACACCGCTAGCATCGAGCGAGCGCTCGACTGGATCCGCGGTCTGACCGAAGAGCCAGAAGTCGGTAAAGTCTACACCGGCAAGGTTGTCACTATTAAAGACTTCGGTGCCTTTGTGAACATCATGCCCGGGACCGATGGCATGGTGCATATTTCGCAGCTTTCCGACAAGCGTGTCGAAAAGGTAGAAGATGTACTAAAGGAAGGCCAAATCGTGAAAGTGCTACTGACCGGTATCGACGAACGCGGCCGCTTGAGCCTGACGATGAAAGGTGTTGACCAGTAG
- a CDS encoding GreA/GreB family elongation factor → MKHEIYLLPEDRAYAQQRIATLEKEIQDLGVDFQDAFTQSSETWHDNSPFEAVRDKQSMLAAELHKLRSLIRASTLQTPKKKRGTVGIGDTVVLSDGKRYMIAGDWTHKAGQHSDGVIWVSCHAPIAKQLIAKKVGELVELGPVSATISCINLAK, encoded by the coding sequence ATGAAGCATGAAATTTACTTATTGCCAGAAGATCGCGCCTACGCCCAGCAGCGTATCGCGACGCTTGAGAAAGAAATCCAAGACCTTGGGGTAGACTTTCAAGACGCATTTACCCAAAGTAGCGAGACTTGGCACGACAATTCGCCGTTTGAAGCAGTGCGCGACAAACAGTCAATGCTAGCGGCAGAACTACACAAGCTACGTAGTCTTATTCGTGCGAGCACCCTGCAGACACCTAAAAAGAAGCGGGGAACTGTGGGTATTGGCGATACAGTCGTGCTGAGCGACGGCAAGCGCTATATGATTGCTGGTGATTGGACGCACAAGGCGGGTCAACATAGCGATGGCGTGATATGGGTGAGCTGCCACGCGCCAATTGCAAAACAGCTCATAGCAAAAAAAGTTGGCGAACTGGTAGAGCTCGGTCCTGTATCGGCGACAATTTCCTGCATCAACTTAGCCAAGTAG
- the rpsO gene encoding 30S ribosomal protein S15 yields MMITKDEKAKAIALTQVGKNDVGSPQAQVSILTARIKEVTEHLKANKHDHMARRGLIQMVGKRKKLLKYLENTDFEAYKAVLDKLGLRK; encoded by the coding sequence ATTATGATAACAAAAGATGAAAAAGCGAAAGCTATTGCTTTGACTCAGGTAGGCAAAAACGACGTCGGGAGCCCGCAGGCTCAGGTATCGATTTTGACGGCTCGTATCAAAGAGGTGACTGAACATCTAAAAGCCAACAAGCACGACCACATGGCGCGCCGCGGGCTGATTCAGATGGTAGGCAAGCGCAAGAAATTGCTGAAATACCTCGAAAATACGGACTTTGAAGCCTACAAAGCAGTGCTCGACAAACTAGGTTTACGCAAGTAA